The Rosa rugosa chromosome 1, drRosRugo1.1, whole genome shotgun sequence genomic sequence CTTAATTgcctcattcttcttcttccttcagcTCATGGGCAGCTCACATTTCCCATACTCTGCAAAACACAAAACCACATTAGTTTCCGGATTAAAACTTTAACTAAGGGTCAAACTACTTTAATTATACACTTTGGGTGAAACCCAATGTAAATAGTGAAAGGACATCACATGACTGGCACGTGATCTGCATTTAACCTAGCGTGCACTACTTTCCAACATTTGGTGGACCTCAGTCAAGCTTTCCCGCGAGGAGTCGCAAGGACCGGTCCCATCCAGCTCATTTTAGTAAAGCAATGCTTCATTTGTCTAAATTGCGCCGAAATTATTTACTAGAGGAGTAATGATAGGGTACTTACTAGGTGGCTGCGAGACTACGTAGGCCGCCCCGCCAAAATAGCACGTGCCGGCTCCGCGCGCCTTTTTCTGGTAGTAGCTGTTGAACGCGAACGAGGCGTGGGCCTCGAGCGTGTTAGGATCGTAACACGTGGAACCGGGCTGGATCTGATGGCAATCAGCACCTCCCTCACCGCAAGCGAAATCTAGAGCCGCCTGCAGCTTCTCTTTACCCGCCTCACCATTCGCCACGCACCACGTGTTCCCGGTCAGAGTCTTGGAGACGTCACCTCTCCCGGTATCCGGCGAAGTCACCGGAGATGTCTCGTGTTGGTTGCCGGAAACAGGGGACTGGTGGTCGTGGTAGTTCTTAAGGCCTTCCACGGTGAACGGGATGTCGTACACTTTCTTCTCGTTGGGGAAGAACAGGCCGTAGTTTCTTTCCGATGTGGGGCCGTTTTTCCTGTCCTCGTTGAAGAGAGCGAAGAGATAGACGGTCAGATCTGCTTTTGGGCGAAGGGGGGTCCCACCGCCTGTTAGGATCCGACGGACGAGGTTTCCGTTGTAGGCAGCTGCGTTTTCGAGGCTGGCTCCGACCTCATTCTCGTCTCCCTTGGAAGGCCAACCGGTTTCGGAAACGACCATCTCAATGTCGTCGTATTTAAGGGCGCTCATGGCGGCGAAAACGGCGTCGATTTGGGCGTCGAAGAGGCTGAAGTATCGGAGGTTGCTGCCGGCGTCGACCACACCGGGGTTCTGACGGAACAGAGCGTAGTCCAAGGAGATGACGTCAGCGTTTGACTCGTAGGCGAAGTACGGGTAAGCGTTCACCATGAGGTAGGACCCGGTTTGACGGAGGAAGTCGAGCATGGGCTTGAAGACGGGCTCCACGAGCTCGGGTCGGAATGACCCGGCGGAGGACGGGTACGAGTTCTGGAGGGCGCTGAGGGCAATGGGGGAGGAGACCTTGATGTCGGAGGCGAGGTTGAACTTGACGAGGGCGGTGTGGATGTTCTTCATGGCGGCGATGAGGTACTTGGTGGTGTTGTGGGTGTCAACGAAGACCTCGTTCCCGACGGCAATGGCTTCGATTTGGGTGTTGGGATGGTAAGCGACGACGTTGCGCTGGACCCAGTTGGTGGCGAACATCTGGGTCTTGGCCGCCGAAGAGAGAAGCTCGTTGGGCAGATCTACAGTGACCTTGATTCCGGATCCGGATAAGGCCCGGAGCACGGCCGGGTCGGAGTCAAAGACCTTGACCCGCTCCAAGCCCTGGGACTTGATAAGGGCGGCAACCTTGTAGGCCGACGGAAGGTTGTCGGCGATTCTGCCGTAGTTCACTCCGACTGAACCCGCATCTGCAAATGTATCAGACGTAAAATGTCAAAAAACACCCTCAACATCACACTGAGAACTCATGGAGATTTGGTGGAGCAGTCATTTACCTGAATGTGAAGCGAAGACGGAGAGGAGGAGCAGAAGCGAGCAGGACAGGAGTGTGACGTGGCGGCGAGCCATGGCCATTGCTCTGGTTCAACAGAgcaggaggagagagagaatcttCTGGTTCTGCTAAGCTTGTGGGATTAGTGGGAGTGAGTGAGAGAGTGAGGAAGGGAGTGATGGGTTATATCATGGATCGAGGAGAACGTGGGCTCCACTCCGGCAGAGAAACAGAAGCCACCAACGGCAGGATGAAACGACCACGATCCACTGGGAGGGATGTGGGTCCCAATTGCTCACGTTAACAGTACAAAACTCGACCGTTTCAGGTCTCCTTGTTAGCTGTGCATTATAATACTGGGGCTTTTGGCGCTCCTAGGgttcatcaatttttttttttttttgctgattctctttttgttttttgtgttaAGGGGTGATTTTAAGGGCCATTGATTTTCTCATCTGCTCGTCTTTATTGGCTTTGATTGCTTCCACCAGTCCGGTCAATTTTACCCCGAGAACTGGAAAGGAACAGATCAGAAGGTTATGTGCATAGGATGCTTATGGTGAAAATTTTTGGTCATGATGATCATgctcttttttggttttttaccGGCTTTTAGACCGTTGGGGTGCTATGTGAAATACTCCACTACCCAATAATGCAATGGGTAAATGGTATGAACTGTTTGTTACACTTACACTGTAGAAGAAGTGAACAGTTCCCCAACATTGGATGgtgaagaaattgaaattgaaatttgaagaACATTTATCTACATTTCTGTACTCCACATTCTCATCTATCTCTACCTCTAAATTCAATCCTATAGTTGCTGAAGTATGACATGTCTATTCATTTACAGTCTTAAATGATTCGATAACCGTCATCGATACATATAGATTATCTATGATATTTTATTTCAGAGATGAAATcgacattatttttttttgcaaattacACCACATCTTTAATATTATGCACATGTATTTTGTATGAAACACTcatgaaaaatag encodes the following:
- the LOC133725965 gene encoding glucan endo-1,3-beta-glucosidase 12; protein product: MAMARRHVTLLSCSLLLLLSVFASHSDAGSVGVNYGRIADNLPSAYKVAALIKSQGLERVKVFDSDPAVLRALSGSGIKVTVDLPNELLSSAAKTQMFATNWVQRNVVAYHPNTQIEAIAVGNEVFVDTHNTTKYLIAAMKNIHTALVKFNLASDIKVSSPIALSALQNSYPSSAGSFRPELVEPVFKPMLDFLRQTGSYLMVNAYPYFAYESNADVISLDYALFRQNPGVVDAGSNLRYFSLFDAQIDAVFAAMSALKYDDIEMVVSETGWPSKGDENEVGASLENAAAYNGNLVRRILTGGGTPLRPKADLTVYLFALFNEDRKNGPTSERNYGLFFPNEKKVYDIPFTVEGLKNYHDHQSPVSGNQHETSPVTSPDTGRGDVSKTLTGNTWCVANGEAGKEKLQAALDFACGEGGADCHQIQPGSTCYDPNTLEAHASFAFNSYYQKKARGAGTCYFGGAAYVVSQPPKYGKCELPMS